The genomic stretch aagatctagagaacgctccccgagtgggggtTGAACACGTGACCTACCGATTGCTAGGCGGAAAacttatccattacgccacggagAACTTTATCGAACTTTATTAAAAGGTTAAACCtggataacaatttaattctttataaCAAGTGATTTACATCTAAAATACGATCGTCGAGAATCAGTTCAGGTCGAGTTAGGGGTGGCTAAAAATTCAGTCATAGTTCAGTCAGATGTTGCTAAAAGGTCAGTAAATGGCAAGATTGGGGTACCTATGAGGTCAAATAAGGGTCAGTTACAGGTTACTTAGAGGTGAATTAAGGGTCTGGTAGGGGGTAACTAAGAGGTCAGTATGGGTTAACTACAAGGTCAGTAAGGGTTTACTAAAGACCAGTAAGGGGTTACTAAGAGGTCAGTTAGGGATTACTAGGAAGTCATATGGGGGTGGTTGCTGCATACATACCGATCCTTTGCCCTGTTAAACAGTTACATAGATATAAAATACAGATAACATATTTATACAAGAGCTATCACCAAAAAATAGTAAATACATCATTTGTGTGCCATAAGCAAATGTCCTTAAAATGCAAGTGCATGACAGGAGGAGTTCAACCTATTTTAAGGGCTTCTATAACTGTTCATGGTCGAAAGAAAAGGTGTATTTTTTTAGTAGTAGTATGTATAAGACAAATTGGtagaaaaatatttcattaagattttcATGTActataaaatcataattaatagCTTAATGCAACCAAATATGTGAATGAGATTTTTCATATTCACCTACCAGGGCCATTAAGCAACTTGAATAAGGAggattttttcaataaaaatcttataagCTTTGTTTAACGCACCCATATAACACACAGCAAATgcaatttatatgttataatggAGAAAAATACCCCAATATACTGCTTTCATACTATTAGCACCAACCATTGATACTCAAAAAATGACCATTACttgtcattgaaatatattaaatgtatctAAAAATGTATACCACTTTAATTTGGTAAAACAGACAGTAAATATTACACATGTATAATTGCATGAAATCCTGTTATTATGCTATCATGGGAACTTCCCTCATAGCGACCAATTTCAGCCAAGCGATTTGTAAGCAATTAATTACAAGAATGTTACAGCTTCTCAGACTGGATTTACGCCCCACAACACATATTAAGGCAGAAACAGTATCAGAGcagaaacagaaaaaaatagGCTTCTTTTCCATATGCCCCCATCACCTAAACGTATGCATGCCTCAGTCTCTGATAGACCAACACAGAAATTGCACAATTCCTTTGCTTTGACTGGGTTCACCAATAACCTTCTCCGTTAAACAGATCCAGTTAAGCCAAGAGGTATAGGTAAAGCAGTTTTTGCATTCAAAATCAACTGAAAGAAGGAAATATTACACACCACCACTTACTTTGGGGGGATAGAGGTGAGGGTAGAGGTGGGTGTAGAGGTGGGAAGGAGAAATTACACGCCTGCAATTAAAGGAGTGGGGGGATAGAGGTGGGTTCTACTTACTTGGGTGGTAAAGGTGGTTTCTCCCCGAGCGTCAGTCTGTTTGCGTTCACAATGAGCTGGGAAACCCGTGTCAGGGACTGTCTGTTCTCCTCTCTCGCTCTCTGAGCTATCAGCTTCATCTCCTGCTCAGCCTCCTTAGCCTTCCTCTCTGAAAAACAAGGGCCAGGGGTGCCAATCACAAAGCATCCTAAGTTAGACTTAAGACTGCTCTGAAAAATGTAGACCAGGGTGTTCATCAAAAAGCACCCTAagtaagtgagacttaaaatttcTTCTTTAAAAATAACATGGAACATTGGTGTCCATAACAAAGCATCATAAGTAATACTTAAGATTTCATCCCCGAAAAACATGTACTAGGAGTGGTCATCACAAAGCATCCTAAGTTAGACTTAAGATTTCATCTTTGGAAAATATGGACAATGGAGTTGTCATCACAAAGCATCTTAAGTAAGACGTAAGACTTCTTCTCTGAAGAACAAGGTCCACTGTTGTTTATCAAATAGAATCCTTACTTTATCTTATCACTTCTCTAGAAGTCATGGTGGTTTTTACAAAGCATCCTATTATTATCTTATGCTTTTCCTTGTGAAAAGTAACCCCAAACTGACCAATATGAGGCCCCAAAGTGACCTCGGAACTCACCTGACTCGCGCCAGTTTTTATCCACCTCATGACTCGTCTCCTCTGCAACCTGGTCAAGTTGTCGTCTCATCTCCTTCCAGCGGATGTAGATCTCGTTGGAACGACGCTTCTCCGCATCTTGGATCTTGCTCAAAGACTTTCGCCTTTCTACTGCTGCTTCCTCCTGTGAGAAACATTACATGtgctttttataaaaatgtatgctTTCCTGTTTCTCAATTTGAAAcgaaatgattttaaatttggaaattcttgtttcaaacatttaaaagataaaatttacattattttcgttgtttatttgtataaacaTTGTTCTAGTGTTGGCATAATTACAGTAAATAAAACTGATTGTCAATGATGCTGTTTTCAAAATTTGTgaaatgatatcattattttgataTCATGACCTTATCATTCATGCACAATTTTCCAGTTAATCCTTTGTTAACAGACCTTAGAACGCTTCATGAGACCTTTGCCTTTGGGCTTGGGACACAGGTCTAACACATGAAATGGCGCCTCTACATAACACGGTAAAAATTACATCGTAACAATTTGTGGCATGTCATTTAAAAattgcaatattaacaatgaAGATACTATGATGACACGTGTATCACAATCTTGACCTTTACATTTGAGTTTCGTAGATGTGCCTTACGTAACATTCATTCTTCACTTGATAAACATTTGTCGAAAGTTATTACTGGTTATCACTGGTTATTAAACTGAATGATGAATTATGAACTAAAAGTTTGAAAACAGCTCAGACCAAAAACAAGATGCATTCTTTTACATATCATCTACCATTGGAACAGTTATATCGAGCACACACAACAAACTACCTGGAGCTGTTTCATCCTCAGTGCCTCCTCCTGCTCCCGTTTTTTCTGCTCCTCCTCGGCTCTCTGTGCAGCCAATCGCGCCTCCTTGATGGACTGGTACAGGGCTTCCTCCTCCAGACGCCTGGTATGACCAAGTTAAGCGTGTAACATGAGATATGTTTTGCATAATCAAGTTCAGTGTGTTACATGTAATATCCCTGGCATAACCAAGTACAGCAAGTAACTTGAGATAATCCTGGCATGACAAAGTACAGTGTGTAACATGAGATATGTTTTGCATAATCAAGTTCAGTGTGTCACATGTAATATCCCTGGCATAACCAAGTACAGCAAGTAACTTGAGATAATCCTGGCATGACAAAGTACAGTGTGTAACATGAGATACGTTTTGCATAATCAAGTTCAGTGTGTCACATGTAATATCCCTGGCATAACCAAGTACAGCAAGTAACTTGAGATAATCAGGGCATGACAATGTACAGTGTGTAACATGAGATATGTTTTGCATAATCAAGTTCAGTGTGTCACATGTAATATCTCTGGCATAACCAAGTACATCAATATTTTTTGATGAACCATAACCATTTTGGCACCCAGCTGAGCTATGATtagaaacaagagtgccaaactgtcacaagatatgcctgtttgaaggttttggacaacttgataactttaccatgacccatatttgaacttgacacACATATCacctagacacaacttctgaccaaatttggtgaagatcagatgaaaactacttcaattagagagcggacaccatgctaaatgcttgaaatgcactaagtgacctcgtgatctagtttttgacccggcatgacccatatttgaacttgacctagatattgtctagacacaacgtctgaccaaatttggtgaagattggatgaaaactacttcaattagagagcggacaccatgctaaatgcttgagatgcactaagtgaccatgtgacctagtttttgacccggcataacccatattcgaacttgacctacatgtagatattgtctagataaaacttctgaccaagtttggtgaagatcggatgaaaactgttttaattagagagcggaaactgctgtggacgccaccCGCCCACCCGCCTGCCGgctgccaaggtgaaactataatacgtcccgtttttttaaaacgggcgtataaaaatgttctgagaaagtttcattaagattggacctTAAATGTGACTTTACAGACAGTTaaaaaggtttaactaaagccatataaaaaaGCCCTGCCCCCTCGCAGCCAGGGTCTTCAACAGACCTGAactattttttaactcatccaaaattttattagaacaaatgttctaaccaagtaatatgaagatttgacaataaatgtgactttagagtttaacaaggttttactattgccatataaggaaaaatgccctgcccccagtggccatgttttccaacagaccaaaaacattttcgaactcatccaagtgtatcattagaacacatgttctgaccaagtttcatgaagattggaaataaatgtgacttcttgagggttaacaaggatttactatagccatataaggaaaaatgcgaTACCCCCTGGCCGCCATATTTTTCAGCCGACCGGAACCTGTTTCATacttttccaagatatcattgggacaaatcttctgaaaaagtttGATAgatgacagacaaaaggcaatcacaatagCTCCCCATGAGCATGTTGGACcattatgtattttataaatagtAGAAAAGTGTTAAATGTTCAGATAGTATTATAACATTTGAAAATCTCCTAAATGAATGTTTATTAGGGCTTTTAAGGTACCCAAACTGACTGTTGTCCTGAGAGTTTAATGTTACAAAACTATAACCTTTGACATCAAAATCAATTGCATCTCCTTTTCCCCAATAGTGATCAGCCTTCCACAAACAATTCATGATCATCCATAAAAATGGCTACGGTCAAGGGCACATAACTGAGGAACTTGTTTATTACTAGGCATGAAAAGGGTGTCCATACCTTCTTTCTGCCTCCCTTTCCTCCTCCAATCTCTGTCTCTCTTCTTCTTACCTTCTTTTTGCCTCCCTTTCCTCTTCCAATCTCTGTCTCTCTTCTTCTTACCTTCTTTCTTCCTCCCTTTCCTCCTCCAATCTCTGTCAGGTGTGCTTACCTTCTTTCTGCCTCCCTTTCCTCCTCCAATCTCTGTCTCTCTTATTCTTACGTTCTTTTTGCCTACCTTTCCTCCTCCAATCTCTGTCTCTCTTCTTTTTACCTTCTTTCTGCCTCACTTTCCTCCTTCAATCTCTGTCCCTCTTCTTACCTTCTTTCTGCCTCCCTTTCCTCCTCCAATCTCTGTCAGGTGTGCTTACGTTCTTTCTGCCTCCCTTTCCTCCTCCAATCTATGTCTCTCTTTTTCTTACGTTCTTTTTGCTTCCCTTTCCTCCTCCAATCTCTGTCTCTCTTATTTTTACCTTCTTTCTGCCTCACTTTCCTCCTCCAATCTCTGTCTCTCTTCTTCTTACCTTCTTTCTGCCTCCATTTCCTCCTACAATCTCTGTCTCTATTCTTATCTTCTTGCTGCCTCCCTTTCCTCGTCCAATCTCTGTCTCTCTTCTAACCTTCTTTCTGCCTCCCTTTCCTCGTCCAATCTCTGTTGCTCTTCTTCTTACCTTCTTTCTGCCTCCCTTTCCTCCTCCAATCTCTGTCTCTCTTCTTCTTACCTTCTTTCTGCCTCCCTTTCCTCCTCCAATCTCTGTCTCTCTTCTTCTTACCTTCTTTCTGCATCCCTTTCCTCCTCCAATCTCTGTCTCTCTTCTTCTTACCTTCTTTCTGTCTCCCTTTCCTCCTCCAATCTCTGTCTCTCTTCTTCTTACCTTCTTTCTGCATCCCTTTCCTCCTCCAATCTCTGTCTCTCTTCTTCATACCTTCTTTCTGTCTCCCTTTCCTCCTCCAATCTCTGTCTCTCTTCTTCTATTTTCCTTTTGATCTCAGCCTCTTCTTTCAGcctgttttatataaaatacaatacataagTAAGTGTTAGCAAATGATCCAAGGATTAACAAGTGTTCCGCAatcagagacatatgcccccaaccacattgacttttgacctagtgacctgaaaatcaataggggtcatctgcccgtcatgatcaatgtaactatgaagtttcatgattctaggcctaagcgttcttgagttatcatcctgaaaccatttggtgaacggaccgaccaacagacctacggaccgacatgtgcaaaataatataccccctgttcttcgaaggggggcatacaaataatatgCATAACACCacacataaaacatataaaacaactgccttgcatattgatatatttgccTATCTTAAGTGGTGATGCTACCAAAGGATAACCCCATTTTACGATTAATTTTACTTAGTTATGATCAAACCTAATCAGAAATAACAATAAACCCACagagttgttttattttttgcaatataaGGCATGGTGACTATAGCTACAGTTTATCCACAACAGATGTTCTGCTTTCCTCGTTGAAAATATGACGCAATGTCTTATGATAACTGTATTTTGTGAAGAGCAAGTAGAGctgaaatgtgattttttaaatttgtataaacCATTTTAGGTCAACAAACATTTGCGGAATCATAAATGAGTAATTTAGCGGCAGCAGAGAATTGCAcactttttgcaaaaaaaaagggAATTAACTCAGAAGTGCTTGGGTTGAATCTGTAATGTTTGATAAAGATTCCATAAAAACTTCACAAGCAAGAGTGgaaaatgcaaattttgcatttttttgtataGAAAAGTGCAACAACTCTGTGCCCAAAATAAAAATGCTGGTCAGCCTACTTGACCTTTATTTAATGTCAACAAACATTTCcagaaagtttggtgaagattctaTGAAAATTTTACGCCTAAGAGAGTGGAAACGGCAAATGTCGCCATGTTTTTGTAAATTAAGGGCAATATTTCTGAAGTGCCTGTTGCATGATGGCTGATATCGATCTTAGCCCCAATTTTTTTTAGGGAAACATTTCaagaaagtttggtgaagattctaTGAAAACTATCAGACAAGATGAGCAGAAAGTTGTCCACCATTTTTCACACGCCAGACAAACAACCTGCCTATTTGCCGAAATGGCTACCTTTAACTAGCAGtgtgtttaggttttatgctgtttgctgctcatcagtatcttatggctggaaatgaagcctctaaactttaatctattaagaaaggactttaatttaatttgactttctaagggactacaaacgttTACAAATGTTTACCTGAGATGTCAATTGATTAAAGCCCCACCTGAGTAGTTCAGCCTCCCTGCGTGCCTGCTCATCAGCCTTTCTCTGGGCCTCCTCCTCCAGGATCTGATCAATGCTGCGGTCGTTCTCATGCTCTCCCATCACCCACACCCACTCGTTACCATCCCGACCCAGCAGGAAATCAACCTTCTTCCCTCCTGAAATCCGGAAAGTCTTGTTTTGGGAAAATtgtgcttaatgaatgtgtgtgaagtgtcgtcccagataagcatgtgcagacagcatgggctaatcatggacgacacattcccatttaaagcatttttttaaaaggaaatctattttaagtgaaaatcaagttaaggcggaaagtgttgtccctgataagtctgtgcagattAGTTTTAACTAATTTCACTTGTTCCTTCATGTTTTTGGATAGATCAACAACACATGCTGCCAGACTCAAAATTTGTCAAGTTACATTATCATATATGAAAAGAAACAGTGGAAAAGTGCCACTCCtagaaatataaataattttttatgccaccatttgtaaattaaaaatgCTAATCTGCAGAAacgaacaaatatcctctatttaatccTATCAAATTATATTGAAGTCCATGACGTCTGCTAAAATTCTGATACCAAACGGTATACCTGGTTTCCTCGGCTTTTTAGGTTTCTTCCTGTCTTCTTGTTCCAGTTTTTCTTCCCTTTCTTTCCATCGCCTGATTTGCTCCTATGTGAAGTAACGCGCATACTTTTATAAACCAAGCATAACAACTATTAATAGAGAATTTTcacactttttttcaaattggtgACAATGCACAATGTCACAATTGAGATAACATAATTGAATGAGACATGTCTTTGCATATTCACATATAATTCACACAGATGTGTTGTTATGGTAACATACAACAAGGAGATAAAATGTAAGGAAAAACATGGCAATTCCTTGGTCAAACTGAAATTGAGCTTACAATTACCATTAATTTATTGcaccattacatgtatttattgaatattcaAGACAAGAGTAATTTTCAAactgaaatgtacatgtacttttgttATGGGAATTACATAGTTTTCCATCATGTGGAATAGTTGTGAGCTGCATTCAAAACAATTCAGCATATATTGTACTCATTTTTTGAAGGCATGTCCACTTGTTTTGACTTGATTTGTGAAATTTACTCAATCTTCTtttcttacaaatactttaaaattgagaataacagggatttttaacatattatttgcAAAGGTCAAACTCAGCTTCAAGAGCTTAAAAGTTAGattttataaacatttgatttcatAAAAAATTGAAACTTGCAATTGATACTTCATTTAGTcagttgtgcagactgcacaggctaatcagggacaacactttacgctcatgcattaagccaagttttcaagGCTGAATTACTAGAAGGCTTTACCTCTCTCATTTTCAGGAAGAGAATCTGTTTCTGTTCATCGGAGAGCTCTGCCAGCAGCTCTGGCTCGATGTACATGTCCGTCAGTATCTGCTGCAACATGGTGCTGCTGGGGGTGGGGCAGGCAACTAACTGGTAGGAGCTTCCTGCAAGACATCAATCAATATTAAGTAAGACTTGATTTGACCAGCGAGTCTAGTGGAATTTACATGTGCTTCTTGACTTGACTACACTGGCTCAATGCCCACTTGAGTGGCATGTGAGCTGGGTTCTTAGTCACTACATGTATACTGGATTGGTGGGGTTTAGTCCAGAAACATTGCTTATGCCCCAAAGCAAAAGAAAACATCATTAGTAAATGTTTCAGATGTACAGCTTTAAAGCTTTAATTCAAAATTTGCTAATTAAGGTAGGTACCATGATAGGCACATTCCAAGTCGTTAAAAAATGCAACTTCACGTTTAGAAGCACCCCATCAACTTGTAAACACACACAAGCACAGGGCACACAGGCTACAAAGCATGGGCCAAACTTTACATCTTTACCCTATGAACTTCAAGTTGTCTTTAGTAGTTACAGAGGTATTTACTTGTGTGCATAGGATAGCCCGACTGTC from Dreissena polymorpha isolate Duluth1 chromosome 10, UMN_Dpol_1.0, whole genome shotgun sequence encodes the following:
- the LOC127848864 gene encoding SH2 domain-containing protein 4B-like, which codes for MLQQILTDMYIEPELLAELSDEQKQILFLKMREEQIRRWKEREEKLEQEDRKKPKKPRKPGGKKVDFLLGRDGNEWVWVMGEHENDRSIDQILEEEAQRKADEQARREAELLRLKEEAEIKRKIEEERQRLEEERETERRRLEEEALYQSIKEARLAAQRAEEEQKKREQEEALRMKQLQEEAAVERRKSLSKIQDAEKRRSNEIYIRWKEMRRQLDQVAEETSHEVDKNWRESERKAKEAEQEMKLIAQRAREENRQSLTRVSQLIVNANRLTLGEKPPLPPKTSAVIDKNRQLREERRKSRPARPPNRDAVVDWFHLEEKSRKSVIDAKSGRAEEWFHGVISRMDAEKLLLDKPKGSFLVRVSEKVWGYTISYRAADRCKHFLIDATEDNYHFFGPNQLSHNSITDLVQYHKTNPITLAGGELLISSCGQNCDPPDYWDLFHSGRTESTFL